The Mobula birostris isolate sMobBir1 chromosome 14, sMobBir1.hap1, whole genome shotgun sequence genome includes a region encoding these proteins:
- the LOC140209945 gene encoding green-sensitive opsin-like — protein MNGTEGENFYVPFSNKTGVVRSPFEYPQYYLAEPWKFSIIAAYVLLLIGIGLPINGLTLLVTFKHKKLRHPLNYILVNLSVANLLMVLMGLVLAFYTALHGYFVMGPIGCVVEGFFSAVGGEVSLWSLVVLAIERYIVVCKPMGNFRFGNNHALIGIAFTWVLGLAAASPPLVGWSRYIPEGYQCSCGPDYYTRNPHYNNESYVIYLFIFYFIVPVILILFSYGNLICKVKEAAAQQQESATTQKAEKEVTRMVILMVIGFLTAWLPYASVAAWIFLNQGKEFSAGFMTLPAFFSKSSVVYNPIIYVLMNKQFRSCMITTLCCGKNPLGDDDSTVSSQSKTEVSSVSSNQVNPA, from the exons ATGAATGGTACAGAAGGAGAGAACTTTTATGTCCCATTTTCCAACAAGACTGGGGTAGTTCGTAGTCCTTTTGAATACCCTCAGTATTACCTGGCTGAACCCTGGAAATTCTCCATCATTGCTGCCTACGTGCTTCTACTGATAGGCATTGGACTACCAATAAATGGTTTGACACTGCTGGTCACTTTCAAACACAAGAAATTAAGGCATCCCCTTAATTATATTTTAGTGAACCTTTCGGTGGCCAATTTGCTCATGGTTCTCATGGGGCTTGTATTGGCTTTTTACACAGCCCTACATGGTTACTTTGTCATGGGACCCATTGGCTGTGTGGTGGAAGGCTTCTTTTCAGCTGTTGGTG GCGAAGTCAGTCTTTGGTCCTTGGTAGTTTTGGCTATAGAACGGTACATAGTGGTGTGCAAGCCGATGGGGAATTTCAGGTTTGGAAATAACCATGCTCTGATAGGGATTGCATTCACTTGGGTCCTGGGTCTAGCTGCCGCTAGCCCTCCTCTGGTTGGTTGGTCCAG GTACATTCCAGAAGGATATCAGTGCTCATGCGGTCCAGATTACTACACCAGGAATCCACATTACAACAATGAATCTTATGTAATATATCTGTTTATCTTTTATTTTATTGTTCCGGTTATCCTCATACTTTTTTCTTATGGAAATTTGATATGTAAAGTAAAGGAG GCTGCAGCACAGCAACAGGAATCTGCCACGACACAGAAAGCTGAGAAGGAAGTCACCCGCATGGTGATCTTAATGGTTATCGGTTTTCTTACTGCCTGGTTACCATATGCCTCAGTAGCAGCCTGGATCTTTCTGAATCAGGGAAAAGAATTTTCTGCTGGATTTATGACACTTCCTGCATTCTTCTCCAAAAGTTCAGTAGTATATAATCCAATCATCTACGTGCTAATGAACAAGCAG TTCCGGAGTTGTATGATCACCACCCTGTGCTGTGGAAAAAATCCATTGGGAGACGATGACTCTACAGTGTCTTCTCAAAGCAAGACAGAGGTTTCTTCAGTGTCATCAAATCAGGTTAACCCAGCATAG